In a genomic window of Deinococcus aestuarii:
- a CDS encoding sensor histidine kinase yields the protein MTDHDKTARPGAPGAAPPGNGPSPQETALFDHAPVASFLLDAQGRIREVNRRGGALLGLDREALLGLPLGRFVAPASRPPLDALLRRVQDAPALQSEEVQVAGPDGAFLELLLNAVPHGEGGCHLVATEVTPYREAQRALQSGNADLSGQLQERTARARALNEELEHVVTTFTRQLQRPTTQAMSVLGLLRRALGEQPEGVTRPLLHIERALQQIVALFESVNRYMQGRTLRARIRPVDLGVVLREVLKDIRVLLADRNVQLTHDPLPVVQGDSQALTVVFTEYLSNALKFTRSRDEARIHILVEETDSAFHIGVRDNGVGFDPRGQERLFRLFGRQHPSSQYEGSGLGLAVIRRVCERFGGRAWGEGRPGEGATFWFAWPKRPALLE from the coding sequence ATGACTGACCACGACAAGACCGCGCGTCCAGGCGCGCCCGGTGCCGCGCCGCCGGGGAACGGGCCTTCCCCGCAGGAGACGGCCCTGTTCGACCACGCGCCCGTCGCCTCCTTCCTGCTGGATGCCCAGGGACGGATCCGGGAGGTCAACCGGCGAGGCGGCGCATTGCTCGGACTCGACCGGGAGGCGCTGCTGGGCCTGCCGCTGGGACGGTTCGTCGCCCCGGCGTCCCGGCCTCCCCTGGACGCGCTGCTCAGACGGGTGCAGGACGCGCCCGCCTTGCAGAGCGAGGAGGTCCAGGTCGCCGGGCCGGACGGCGCCTTCCTGGAACTGCTCCTGAACGCCGTTCCCCACGGCGAGGGCGGCTGTCACCTCGTCGCCACCGAGGTCACGCCCTACCGGGAGGCGCAGCGCGCCTTACAAAGCGGGAACGCGGACCTCAGCGGGCAGCTTCAGGAACGCACGGCCCGTGCCCGCGCCCTGAACGAGGAGCTGGAGCACGTCGTCACCACCTTCACCCGGCAACTTCAGCGCCCTACCACGCAAGCCATGAGCGTCCTCGGCCTGTTGCGCCGGGCGCTGGGAGAACAGCCGGAGGGTGTCACCCGGCCCCTGCTGCACATCGAGCGCGCGCTGCAGCAGATCGTCGCGCTCTTCGAGTCGGTGAACCGCTACATGCAGGGCCGGACCCTGCGCGCCCGCATCCGGCCCGTGGACCTGGGCGTCGTCCTGCGCGAGGTGCTCAAGGACATCCGGGTCCTGCTCGCCGACCGGAACGTGCAGCTCACCCACGACCCCCTGCCGGTGGTTCAGGGCGACAGTCAGGCGCTGACGGTGGTCTTTACCGAGTACCTCTCCAACGCCCTGAAGTTCACCCGCAGCCGGGACGAGGCCAGAATCCACATCCTGGTGGAGGAGACCGACTCGGCCTTCCACATCGGCGTGCGGGACAACGGGGTGGGCTTCGACCCGCGCGGGCAGGAGCGCCTCTTCCGGCTCTTCGGGCGCCAGCACCCGTCCAGCCAGTACGAGGGGTCGGGGCTGGGGCTGGCGGTGATCCGGCGGGTGTGCGAACGATTCGGCGGCCGGGCCTGGGGGGAGGGACGACCCGGCGAGGGGGCGACCTTCTGGTTCGCCTGGCCCAAGCGTCCCGCCTTGCTGGAGTAG
- a CDS encoding DNA-binding protein produces the protein MAKKAADLKVPADVRENAKKGLRLREEHGYGGTEVGEEMAGRLAEGGEVSEEEVRHIAQYFPRHAHDNLDETEEKGKPSRGYIAWLLWGGDAGRAWSEAAVEALDRDG, from the coding sequence ATGGCGAAGAAAGCAGCGGACCTGAAGGTTCCGGCAGACGTGCGCGAGAACGCGAAAAAGGGCCTGCGCCTGCGCGAGGAGCACGGCTACGGCGGCACCGAGGTCGGCGAGGAGATGGCCGGGCGGCTGGCGGAGGGCGGCGAGGTCAGCGAGGAGGAGGTGCGGCACATCGCCCAGTACTTCCCCCGCCACGCCCACGACAACCTGGACGAGACGGAGGAAAAGGGCAAGCCCTCGCGCGGGTACATCGCCTGGCTGCTGTGGGGCGGCGACGCCGGGCGGGCCTGGAGCGAGGCGGCGGTGGAGGCGCTCGACCGGGACGGGTAG
- a CDS encoding TetR/AcrR family transcriptional regulator: protein MAFVSNDTSRPARARSPEEKGQRRDDILRAAERLWAKTPHAELSMNQVAREAKLAKGTLYLYFDTKEEMFLALLTEHLQRWVGGLVALLDERRPQTPGEVADVLVASARGHEELRRLLILLGTVLGQSEGLDLTLRFGREVRRMLQPVVERFPFAPEVTLRVLIHAHALGMGWQHASEESFATDFVRRQHDLAFLVPRFEPEFGLALRAVIERLAADA from the coding sequence ATGGCGTTTGTGTCCAATGATACATCTCGACCCGCTCGCGCCCGCAGCCCCGAGGAAAAAGGCCAACGCCGCGACGACATCCTCCGGGCGGCCGAGCGGCTGTGGGCCAAGACGCCGCACGCCGAACTCAGCATGAATCAGGTGGCCCGGGAGGCCAAGCTCGCCAAGGGCACCCTCTACCTGTATTTCGACACGAAAGAGGAGATGTTCCTCGCGCTGCTGACCGAGCACCTCCAGCGGTGGGTCGGCGGTCTGGTGGCCCTGCTCGACGAGCGCCGCCCGCAGACGCCGGGTGAGGTGGCCGACGTGCTGGTCGCCTCCGCCCGGGGCCACGAGGAACTGCGGCGGCTGCTGATCCTGCTCGGCACGGTCCTGGGCCAGAGCGAGGGGCTCGACCTCACCCTGCGCTTCGGACGCGAGGTCCGGCGAATGCTCCAGCCGGTGGTGGAGCGTTTCCCCTTCGCCCCCGAGGTCACCCTGCGTGTCCTGATCCACGCCCACGCCCTGGGCATGGGCTGGCAGCACGCCAGCGAGGAGAGCTTCGCCACCGACTTCGTGCGGCGCCAACATGACCTCGCCTTCCTCGTCCCCCGCTTCGAGCCCGAATTCGGCCTCGCCCTGCGCGCCGTCATCGAGCGCCTCGCCGCCGATGCGTAG
- a CDS encoding MFS transporter, whose protein sequence is MTAASHAPRGKPQLILFLTIFVAMLGLSVLFPIVAPLGRQLGLSETQVGWFSTVYSLAQFLFAPIWGSRSERVGRKPVLILGLVGFSLSFGLFGLFATLGARGVLTGGVLFALLVAARLVGGLLSSATLPTAQAMMADLSSEKDRAAALGLIGAAFGLGVVFGPAIGALLSGFGLTVPIFFSAGLGLVTALAAFLTLPETRRAGQGTSPKGDRRALLRQPGIGLFLAVSALYTLASVGMEQTIGFYVQDTLRLDPAQTARTVGTMLAVFGFVAAAVQGGAIRPLSRKIAPGPLITLGLVIMGAGMFLLPLTSTFWTITAALAVIGAGSAILGPSLSAALSLSVGQGRQGAVAGLNSSALALGRMTGPLLGTGLYQSAGHAAPYLLSGGVLAALLVWTLVARPEVRQASA, encoded by the coding sequence ATGACCGCCGCCTCCCACGCCCCACGCGGCAAGCCCCAGTTGATCCTGTTTCTGACGATTTTCGTCGCCATGCTCGGCCTGAGCGTGCTCTTTCCGATCGTCGCGCCGCTCGGGCGGCAGCTCGGGCTCAGCGAGACGCAGGTCGGGTGGTTTTCGACGGTCTACAGCCTCGCCCAGTTTCTCTTCGCGCCGATCTGGGGCAGCCGCAGCGAGCGGGTGGGCCGCAAGCCCGTCCTGATCCTGGGGCTCGTGGGCTTCTCGCTGAGCTTCGGCCTCTTCGGGCTGTTCGCCACGCTGGGGGCGCGGGGCGTGCTGACGGGCGGGGTCCTCTTCGCCCTGCTCGTCGCGGCCCGGCTCGTCGGCGGCCTGCTCTCCAGCGCGACCCTCCCCACCGCCCAGGCGATGATGGCCGACCTGAGTTCGGAAAAAGACCGCGCCGCCGCCCTGGGTCTCATCGGCGCGGCCTTCGGGCTGGGGGTGGTGTTCGGGCCCGCCATCGGCGCCCTTCTCTCCGGCTTCGGGCTCACGGTGCCGATCTTTTTCAGCGCGGGGCTGGGGCTCGTGACCGCCCTCGCCGCCTTCCTCACCCTGCCCGAGACGCGCCGGGCGGGGCAGGGCACCTCGCCGAAGGGGGACCGCCGCGCGCTGCTGCGTCAGCCCGGCATCGGGCTCTTCCTCGCCGTGAGTGCGCTGTACACGCTCGCCAGCGTGGGGATGGAGCAGACCATCGGCTTTTACGTGCAAGACACCCTGCGCCTCGACCCCGCGCAGACCGCCCGCACCGTCGGCACGATGCTCGCCGTCTTCGGCTTCGTCGCCGCCGCCGTGCAGGGGGGCGCGATCCGGCCCCTGAGCCGGAAGATCGCCCCCGGCCCCCTGATCACCCTCGGTCTCGTGATCATGGGCGCGGGCATGTTCCTGCTGCCCCTGACCTCGACCTTCTGGACGATCACCGCCGCCCTGGCCGTGATCGGGGCGGGCAGCGCCATCCTGGGGCCCAGCCTGAGCGCGGCCCTGTCCCTGAGCGTCGGGCAGGGGCGTCAGGGCGCCGTCGCGGGGCTGAACAGCAGCGCCCTCGCCCTGGGGCGCATGACCGGCCCCCTGCTCGGCACCGGCCTCTACCAGAGCGCCGGACACGCCGCGCCGTACCTCCTGAGCGGCGGGGTCCTCGCCGCCCTGCTCGTGTGGACGCTGGTGGCCCGGCCCGAGGTGCGGCAGGCGAGCGCGTAG
- a CDS encoding RsmB/NOP family class I SAM-dependent RNA methyltransferase, whose amino-acid sequence MTPPRPTFNPARALAVRVLTRVLAGETFAAPALDAALADARLPARDAGLATHVVYGTLRYAPVLDAALTPLLRGETHPKTRSLLLAGSFEKLVLGTPPHAVVSEYVGLARGARLAPSGLVNAVLRRVERPAETEETRFALPGWLIGVFRRAYGERADAVLADLLTPQPLWLSLSETGVASLKEEGSVVEPGPNGVDRVTLSRPLRETAAYRGGQAQPINPASLAVVDALGEVEGSRVLDLAGGAGVKAAMLAARGASVTSVDLIARKHDAARANLRRLGLQADFLTHDLTAPLDVAPAPFVLLDAPCTGTGTLRSHPEIKLRLTPEVVGEMAALQARMLPNAAALVEPGGVLVYSVCSVTSQEGEVVVRDFLAAHPDFVPEPLPEPDLPTVPAGDGVLTVPESGLDGFFIARLRRKEAGVVTSAG is encoded by the coding sequence GTGACCCCTCCGCGCCCCACCTTCAACCCGGCCCGCGCCCTCGCCGTGCGCGTCCTGACGCGCGTGCTGGCGGGTGAGACCTTCGCGGCCCCGGCGCTCGACGCCGCGCTCGCGGACGCCCGGCTCCCGGCGCGGGACGCGGGGCTCGCCACCCACGTCGTGTACGGGACGCTGCGGTACGCGCCGGTGCTGGACGCCGCCCTGACGCCGCTGCTGCGCGGAGAGACGCACCCCAAGACGCGCTCGCTCCTCCTCGCCGGGAGCTTCGAGAAGCTGGTGCTGGGTACGCCCCCGCACGCGGTCGTCAGCGAATATGTGGGCCTGGCCCGGGGCGCGCGGCTGGCCCCCTCGGGGCTGGTGAACGCGGTGCTGCGGCGGGTGGAGCGGCCCGCCGAGACGGAGGAGACGCGCTTCGCCCTGCCGGGGTGGTTGATCGGGGTCTTCCGCCGCGCCTACGGGGAGCGGGCGGACGCCGTTCTCGCCGACCTGCTCACCCCGCAGCCGCTGTGGCTCAGCCTCTCGGAGACGGGGGTGGCGAGCCTGAAGGAGGAGGGCAGCGTCGTCGAGCCCGGCCCGAACGGGGTGGACCGGGTGACCCTCTCGCGGCCCCTGCGCGAGACGGCGGCGTACCGGGGGGGACAGGCCCAGCCCATCAACCCCGCCAGCCTCGCCGTCGTGGACGCGCTGGGGGAGGTGGAGGGCTCGCGTGTCCTCGACCTCGCCGGGGGGGCGGGGGTCAAGGCCGCGATGCTCGCCGCGCGGGGGGCGAGCGTGACGAGCGTGGACCTGATCGCCCGCAAGCACGACGCCGCCCGGGCCAACCTGCGACGGCTCGGGCTCCAGGCCGACTTCCTGACCCACGACCTCACCGCGCCGCTGGACGTGGCGCCCGCGCCCTTCGTCCTTCTCGACGCCCCCTGCACGGGGACGGGCACCCTGCGCTCGCACCCCGAAATCAAGCTGCGCCTCACGCCCGAGGTGGTAGGGGAGATGGCGGCGTTGCAGGCGCGAATGCTCCCGAACGCGGCGGCCCTGGTGGAGCCCGGCGGCGTGCTGGTCTACAGCGTGTGCAGCGTGACTTCGCAGGAGGGGGAGGTGGTGGTGCGGGATTTCCTCGCGGCCCATCCCGACTTCGTGCCCGAACCCCTGCCCGAGCCCGACCTTCCCACCGTGCCCGCCGGAGACGGCGTGCTGACGGTGCCCGAGAGTGGCCTCGACGGCTTTTTCATCGCCCGGCTGAGGAGGAAGGAGGCGGGGGTGGTTACTTCGGCTGGGTGA
- the deoD gene encoding purine-nucleoside phosphorylase has translation MSVHLSAEPGQIAETVLLPGDPLRARHIAETFFENPMQHNTVRGMLGYTGTYKGQRVSVQGTGMGIASCMIYVNELIRDYGCRTLIRVGTCGSYQEGVHVRDLVLAQAACTDSNINNIRFGAKNFAPIADFGLLMRAYTVARERGFTTHVGNIMSSDTFYHDDPDQFRLWARYGVLAVEMEAAGLYTLAARYGVRALTVLTVSDHLVTREETTAEERQQTFDQMIEVALDAALGGEGLSS, from the coding sequence ATGAGCGTCCACCTGAGTGCCGAGCCCGGCCAGATCGCCGAGACCGTCCTGCTGCCGGGAGACCCCCTGCGCGCCCGCCACATCGCCGAGACGTTCTTCGAGAATCCCATGCAGCACAACACCGTGCGCGGAATGCTGGGCTACACCGGCACGTATAAGGGCCAGCGCGTCAGCGTGCAGGGCACCGGCATGGGCATCGCCTCCTGCATGATCTACGTCAACGAACTTATCCGGGACTACGGCTGCCGCACCCTGATCCGGGTGGGCACCTGCGGGTCGTACCAGGAAGGCGTGCATGTGCGCGACCTCGTGCTCGCGCAGGCCGCCTGCACCGACTCCAACATCAACAACATCCGTTTCGGCGCGAAGAACTTTGCCCCCATCGCCGACTTCGGGCTGCTGATGCGGGCATACACGGTCGCGCGGGAACGGGGCTTTACCACCCACGTCGGCAACATCATGTCCTCGGACACCTTCTACCACGACGATCCCGACCAGTTCCGGCTCTGGGCGCGGTACGGCGTCCTCGCCGTCGAGATGGAGGCCGCCGGGCTCTACACCCTCGCCGCCAGGTACGGCGTGAGGGCCCTGACCGTCCTCACCGTCTCCGACCACCTCGTCACCCGCGAGGAGACCACCGCCGAGGAGCGCCAGCAGACCTTCGACCAGATGATCGAGGTCGCGCTCGACGCCGCGCTGGGTGGCGAGGGGCTGAGCAGTTAG
- a CDS encoding metallophosphoesterase family protein gives MSPPPSFPTSWFPDLLCFHGSPERDDEELRAETPATRLDALRVAYGTQARWVGGHTHKPLLRTLDGWTLLNPGSVGLPFEQRGGRDVNLARAEYLLLDRAPGGWQPTFRAVPYDVREVQQGILTSGMPHAEWLAAQWGSA, from the coding sequence CCCGACCTCCTGGTTTCCCGACCTCCTGTGCTTCCACGGGAGCCCGGAGCGGGACGACGAGGAGTTGAGAGCGGAGACGCCCGCGACACGTCTCGATGCACTGCGCGTTGCCTACGGAACGCAAGCCCGCTGGGTCGGCGGCCACACCCATAAGCCCCTCCTCCGCACCTTGGATGGCTGGACCCTCCTCAACCCCGGCAGCGTCGGCCTGCCCTTCGAGCAGCGGGGCGGGCGGGATGTGAACCTCGCCCGGGCTGAATACCTGCTCCTCGACCGCGCGCCGGGCGGATGGCAACCCACCTTCCGCGCCGTCCCCTACGACGTGCGGGAGGTCCAGCAGGGCATCCTCACCTCGGGAATGCCCCACGCCGAGTGGCTCGCCGCCCAGTGGGGAAGCGCCTGA